The DNA segment GCCGGGCTGGGCTGTGATTGCGGCAAAACGCTCGATGGCGATATCGGGCGCAATCTCCGGGTCATCCGCATTGAGATGGCGGTAGAGCGCCAGCAATGCCTGCAGATCGGCCGGTGCTGCCGGGCGGATGTCGAGGGCGCCTGCTTGCATCTGTCTACTCGTCCTTGTTGCCGAACAGCTTCTTCAGCATGTCGGCCATCGGGCCGGTCGCCGGCAGGATTTTCGGCTGGGCGTTGTTGCGGGCCTGGCGGATATGGGAGTTTCCCGCTGGTTTGGTGGAGGCCGGTTTCGCTGCTGCCGGTTCAGGGTCCGGCTTGCCGCCGGTGGCAAGCGTCAGCTTGTTCAAAAACTGCGAATCCTCCGCTTTCACCAGCATCTCCGCATTGTCGGCAAGCGCCTCCAGCAGCGGCTCCAGCCAAACCCTGTCGGCCTTGGAAAAGTCGCCGAGCACATGATTGTGAACCCTTTCCTTGGATCCCGGATGGCCGATGCCGAGGCGCAGGCGGCGGTATTCGCGGCCGCAATGGGCATCCAGCGACTTGATGCCGTTATGGCCGCCATGGCCGCCGCCGGTCTTGATCCGCGCCTTGCCCTCGATCAGATCGAGTTCGTCGTAGATCGCCAGAACATGCTTCGGCTCCAGCTTGAAAAAGCGCATGGCTTCGCCGACGGCCTCGCCCGACAGGTTCATGAAGGTCTGCGGCTTCATCAGCAGCACGCGTTCACCGCCGATCTCGCCCTCCGAGATCAGTGCCTTGAATTTCTTCGACCAGGGCGAGAAATTGTGGCGCCGCTGGATCGCATCGACGGCCATGAAGCCGATATTGTGGCGGTTGCCGGCATAGTCGGCGCCGGGATTA comes from the Pararhizobium qamdonense genome and includes:
- the pth gene encoding aminoacyl-tRNA hydrolase, with the translated sequence MLIFAGLGNPGADYAGNRHNIGFMAVDAIQRRHNFSPWSKKFKALISEGEIGGERVLLMKPQTFMNLSGEAVGEAMRFFKLEPKHVLAIYDELDLIEGKARIKTGGGHGGHNGIKSLDAHCGREYRRLRLGIGHPGSKERVHNHVLGDFSKADRVWLEPLLEALADNAEMLVKAEDSQFLNKLTLATGGKPDPEPAAAKPASTKPAGNSHIRQARNNAQPKILPATGPMADMLKKLFGNKDE